The DNA window ACATTGATTATGACCAGCTTTTTGGCCCTGCCTACAAAGGCATTCCTCTCGCGGTCACTACAGCCTGTGCACTTGCAGACTATCACCACAAAGACATCGCTTATTCGTTTAACCGAAAAGAAGCCAAAAACCATGGTGAAGGGGGCACAATTGTGGGCGCACCACTCGCAAAAAAGGTATTAATTATTGATGATGTCATTTCAGCCGGTACTTCAGTGCGTGAATCTGTTGATATTATTAGTGCGGCAAATGCTCAAACTGCTGGTGTGATCATCGCACTGGACCGTCAGGAACGCGGCCAAGGCGACACCTCAGCGATTCAGGAAGTTGAAAAGAGCTTCAACATCAAAGTCGCCAATATTATTAATCTCAGCGACCTGATTGAATATCTATCTGCCCAATCTGAAATGAAACAAGCCTTGAAAAATATTTGTAACTACCAAAAACAATATGGTATTTGAGCATCCTAAATTCACAGCAAGGCACTTTTACAGTTTCAATCATTATCCCAACATTAAATGAGATAAAGACGTTACCTTATTTAATTAAATCACTCGCAAAGCAAAAAGGAATAACATTTGAAGTTGTCGTCGCAGACGGCGGCAGCCATGATGAAACATTGCAATGGTGCAAACAACAAACCTTTCCATTTCCACTTCGAGCGATCAAAACTCCAAGTGGTCGATCCCGCCAAATGAATGCGGCTGCGCATAAGTCGTACGGAGAAGAGTTGCTATTCCTTCATGCAGACTCTGTGATTACAGACAATGACCTATTGGCGCGAGCATATGTTTGTATGAAGCAACACCGCAAAAAAAGTTTCCCCAATAATACCGCAGGTCACTTTCCTTTAAAGTTCATACGCACTCAGCATGAATCTTCAACTACAATTGGCGCATATTATTTTTTTGAAGCGAAAACCAGCCTCAACCGCCTGGATTGCATCAATGGTGATCAAGGCATGTGGCTATCACGCACTTATTTTAAAAAAACAGGAGGGTTTAACGAAACCCTCCCTTATATGGAAGATGCCCGACTTGCACGGATCATTTTTAAAACCGGCCACTGGATTACACTCCCAGGCTCGCTAGAAACATCTGCACGACGATTTGAAAGCGAAGGATTCAAACCACGCCAAATATTAAATGCCCTACTTTGTAATTTTGATACCATAGGAATGACAAGTTTTTTTGGTGCCGCTGCAAATGCTTATAAAAGCCAAAACCATACAAAGCGACTCGACCTCAAGCCCTTTTTTATCATTGCACACCAAAAAACGTTTGAACAAGGCTTAAAAAAAGCGGCTATCTATTGGTATAAAACAGGCCAATATATCGCAGATAATGCATGGCAACTTGCCTTTATTTTCGACTGTAAAAATAATCGAAAAAAAAACATAGAGCCCCATAGTATCCATCACCCCATACTCAATTTTTATGACAAATGGTTGGCTCCCATTATTACATCACCATTTGGAGTCATTCCCACCACACTTCTGGCACTTATTTGGTTTTATAGCTCGATTTTTTTTGGTAGGGTCGGAAAAGCATAACTCTCTGCTTCGCCATGGAATGTAAGATAAATTCACAAATTATTTGTACTTTTCATACTCTGCCATCGCTTGTGGCATTAACGACTGAATTTGTGATATGCGATTTTCATCCAGTGGATGTGTGCTCAAAAACTCAGGTTGGCTCTGACCATTTTTATAATTAAAATCACGAAAACGCTGCCAAAACTTTACCGCTTCACGAGGATCATAACCCGCTCTAGCCATATAAATCAGCCCCATCTGATCTGCTTCCAGCTCTTGTTTACGTGAATGAGGCAATGCCACCCCTACTTTGGAACTCACGCCATAAGCACTCATGATTAACCCTTGCGTTGCAGCAGACTGCGTTTGCATCGCTGTTTGAAGTATTTGCCCTCCCAATTGCAACACCAACCCCTGAGAAACACGCTCTGCCCCATGACGAGCCACAGCATGAGCCACTTCATGAGCAATCACCGTGGCCATGCCGACCTCATTCAGAGTGATAGGTAATATGCCACTGTAAATACCGACTTTGCCACCTGGCAAGCAGTAGGCATTGGGCACATCAGGTGAATCAAACAATACAAACTCCCACTGTGCATTTGGCAACTCTGCGACAGCGGAAATACGTTTTCCAACCGCCTGAATCATACTGTTTTTTGCAGCATCTTTTGAAATCGGTGTTGAGGCCTTTTGTTTTTCAAACTCACTCAAACCCATCTGAATCTCTTGCGACGGACTGACCAAAAGAAGCTGCGAACGCCCCGTTTCCGCGACCGTTGTACAACCAAAAACAACCCCGCACAACACCCCTGTAAAAGAAATTTTTATGATTTTTATTGTTACTTTAGCCACAGCCAATAACCCTTGCTCTCTACACGGACAGCTCAATATAATAACCTGTGAACGCCCTTTAGTCTTGATTATTTTTCAAGATAATTTGATGTTCCTGATTTGTAATTTGATACACCTTTCCTAACCAGTTATTGATTACAGCTTTGGCTGAATCTCGCCAGGTATTATCAAGGCATGGAATAATCTCTGCTTCAGGGAATTCAGGTGCTACTTGCCCACTATTTTTTGCAGAGACAAGTAAATTTTCATACCTCACAAGAATATCCTTCGCCTCTGGTGTGAAATAATTTTCTGGATAAACAGGGTACTCTTCCCGCATGCCTGAAAAAAACAGCACACACTCCCTTTTGTACTCTTTAAGCAGACTGATCATATCGTACTCAGGGTGCCCTTGAAGATAGACTACACTAATAAAATCTTCACTGACCGCCAGATGTACACCTGCGTCATCACTTTTAATCAGAACACGCAACCCCGCTTTCTCAAAATCATCGCTGAAAATTTCATTGTAACGTGAATGAGGAAGATTCAGCCGCGTATTGATATTGCTGACTAATGGATGCCAACGCTCAATCACCCTATGCGAAAAAACACCCCATTTCTTCTGGGGTAAACGAGTACGTTGAATACCATATTCATACTGAACTAAAGCATGTGTTGCCAGACAAGAGCAAAGAATTGAAGCAACATTTTTTTGTGCCCAATTAAAGACTTCGGTTAAAGGCTCCCAAAAATCTTCCTGCTCCAATTTAGGTTGCGTGACATTTGCACCACTGATAATTAAAGCATCCAGCCCTTGCTCTTGAATCTTGGAAAAGCTCTCATAATATTTATCAATATGCACTCGCCCTTTTTCGCCTCGTGGCACACCATCAATGCTAAAGGGATGAATATAGAATTGTACAATTTGATTACATGACCCAATTAGGCGAAAAAATTGGCGCTCAGTCGCTTCTAATGCCGCATCTGGCATCATATTTAAAAAGCCGATATGTAACTCTCGAATGTCTTGATGCTGAGCCACTTCATATGAAATGACTTGATGCCCTTCCTGACGCAACCGTGTATAGGTTGGCAGCCCTGAATGTGCAACAAGAGCCATGTTATTTTGATTCCTGACGTGCGATGGTTTGAGCCACCATTTCTAAAAAATCAGCCTCACTTGTCACTTGAGCCACCTCAGCAACATCAACGGTGTAACCATAGCGGTCGGCAATATTCTGGTAGCGCGGCAGTCGTGATTGAAACAGTTTGGGAAAAATCCAGTTTACAAATTCATCAGGAGGAATTTCACTTTCATGGATGTAGCCATACTGCTCCATATACACTGGAAGTTGCTCATCCAGAAATGCTTCTCGATAATAGAGTGGCTTCGGAGATTTTTTGGCGCGCTCAATTAGCAAGTGTTCTAATGTTTTATCTGTTCTGAGATAAAGAATAAGTGTATTTTCTGCCAATGATTCCAGAACACTTTCATTATCCAATTCACACACACTGCCTCCCGCGTCATTCAAAAAGCAGTCATAGCCATAAATCTCTTTGGCTTTACAGATAAAATCAGGAACATCCAGCATGGAAAAAATTTCTGCCTGCCGATGCAATTTCTGCCGACGTTTAAATTCAGCAAGAGTCAGCCCACCCTTTTCAGGATTACCCAATTTACCAAGAAATGTAGAGACTGGCGCAAGATTTTCAACTGTAATATTGTTACAAATATAGATAGAGTCTGAGCGCAACAAGTCGCGCAAAAAAGGCACTTCCATCGCCTGACGTTTAATATTATCTAATATAGGCTCTTCCAAATACTTAGTACCAATGCGATAATCCCCTGAAAAATGAAACCAGTGGTCATTAGGCAGTTTACTTGACAGGCGTGTTTTACCTACCCCCGACATCCCTAGCAGAGTGATTCGTTTATCCGTCCACTCCATGAATGTTTTTGCAGACATTCTCATTAAACCAAAACCTTTATAACTTCTTGAGACAAGTAACCGATAATACCTTTAAGACTAAGTATATGAGGGAAATGGTATCACACTCCCTCATGCAACCGAAAAACATTGTAACGGAATAAGATGAATAACAATCCGGCCATAAAACGCTTCGAAAAAAATTTGATTGGAACAGATTATGTGGTGGGCGACATTCACGGTGAGTTTGTCCAACTTGTTGAGGGGTTGCGCGCGCTAAAATTTAACACCCGATTTGATCGAGTATTCTCTGTCGGTGATTTAGTTGATCGGGGCGCTAACTCTCCTGCAGCACTCCAGTGGTTTGACCAACCCTGGTTCCACCCTGTTCTAGGCAATCATGAAGATATGCTTTTACAGTCATTCAATGATGAAAAGATGCTGCGTTTAATGCTTGATAATGGCGGTGAGTGGTGGCTACAAGCAGATCAAAAAATGCGATACCAATTTCAACGTGCGTTATATAAACTACCTGTTGTGATTGAAATAGAAACCCAGAACGGAGTTGTAGGAATCGTACATGCGGATGTTCCATCCAGAATGAACTGGGGAAGCTTCGTGTCCAGATTAAAAACTGGTGATAAAAAAGTACGTGAAATTGCTTTATGGAGCCGTATCAGATCGACCAGTATACTCAGTAAATCCATTGATGGTATTACAAAAGTTTATTGTGGGCACACTATTGTCGATGAGCCCAAGATGATTAAAAATATGCATTTCATGGATACTGGAGCCTACAAAAAAAATGGTAAGCTCTCAATATTAGCGATCAATAAATAATTAAGGTTAAAGAGTGTATCGTCTCCAACCGTCTTCCTGAGTCCACTTCAATTCATATGTGGGCCAATAATTTAAGTCCAGCTTCAATGTCACTATATTCTCCCGCCCATTCAGATCAACAACCTTCAAACGAACTGAGTCACGATGCTTTTTTGTTTGTACCACAGACAAAAAGGCATCAAGATCCGGTACAGCGACACCATCAACATTAAGAATGCGCAAACTCCCAGCCAAACCAAAATGATTTGCAGGGCTTCCCCACCACGTCCAGGCAATATACACTCCGTCTGCGTCATATCCTCGCTGCGCTGCAATAGATCGGTGCGGAGCCTGAAGTAATGCGCCTGACCAACCCACCACACGATCAGTGCCCATTCCACTTAATGAAACAGTGGGCACCTTTAATATCTGCTCTTTTCCTCGGCGCAATATAGTGACATCAATTATTTCTTTATCTCTGACCGCTTTCTCAACGTCACGAAAATTAGTCACAGGTGTACCATTGAGTGCGAGCAACAGATCCCCTTCAGTCAAAAGCCCAGCGGCAGGTGAACCGGCAACCAAGCGTGTAATCAGTAGCACCTCTCTACGCGCAGTATTGTGCGCTTCCAGCATGGTTACCCATTCGTTAGGCAACCCACGCTTGCGAGCTTCTGAAAGAGGCAACAGATAAAGCTCAACTTCTAACGAGCGCACTTTTGATGCAGGTGATTGACTCACCACATCAATAAGTTCCATCACCAACTCAGAAGGAATACCACGCATCACGCTATTGATTTTTTTACCCGTCTGATAAGCAAAATTTGCCCATAGCGCAATAATTTTTCCATCTTCATTGGCCAATACAGCACCCACGCTATTGACACTGTTTGTAAGCGCTGCAACCTCAATATTTGTATCACGAAACCAAGGCACAGAAGGCACTGGAAAAATCGCCGCATCAACCGACCGGATTGTTGTACTTTGAACCGTTAGTTGATGATTGCCCTTCAAACCCACTTGCCACACCCGATCCCCCTGCTTTAATGGTTGATTAACAAACTCAGCACTTTTAACAGGCGTATCGCCAATTAAGGCAGGGTCATATGAGACAACCGCCATATTATGAAAAGGATGAACAAATTCAACTTTTCCAGGCACTTCCAAAGAGCCTGCAAATGTAATATTTACATTGCCTAAAAAAGTGGGCACTGTATTTTGATCAACAACAATGAGCCCTTTTGTCGCGTCCAGCACAACACCTGTGCCAATATAACGAGAGTCGCGGACACCATCTATCCGAAATGGCATTTCGAACGTCACAATAGCTAATGAAGGTGCAATCGCTCTCGCTTTGGGGTCATCCACCTCGGTAAACTGTGTTGAAGCAGGCTTTAATGGCCTCACTTTGGGGCCTTCTGCTAATGCTCTACAAGGCCAATAGCCTGATTTATCATCACGTTCACATGCTTTTACAGGAAACCAGCGACGATCCATGGAAATCACCGCCACCATTTCATGATTGGGATTACCTAAATTAAAAAAACGTATTGAGGCTTGATCGCCATCCGCCAACGTTGCAAGCACGGCTTTTAGATCATCTAAATTTCGAATGGGTTGATCATTCATAGAGGTGATCACGACACCGCGCACAACAGATTCATTACCCAGAACATAACCTGAACTTGCGATATAAACACCTTCAACAGGAACATGATAGTTACGTGCTTGCTGATATGAGAGATCATGCAGCAAGCCACCCCCAAATGTAATATAGGACGCTGGGGTTATCGCATGTAAGTCAGCTACTTTTAAAGTCACGCTCAATAACGTTCCGGCGCGTTCAATATCAAATACAACCTGATCACCGACAGAATTATCCAGCAGTTCGGCTAAAGGTGGAAAGCTCGTCATTAACTGGCCATTAGCTTTCAGGAGGATATCACCCGGCATAAACAAGCCATCAGCGACCCCCTTTCTGATCACCTGATTTACAACCAGCATTCCAATACCTTTTGGGTGAGCATCACGAACCAATGTTTCAGATTCATGACTCAACCCTAATCGACGCAGCTCTTCATAAGGTTGGTGCCAAAATATTGTTTGCAATGTGCCTCTACTCACTGGCTGGTCAGCTTGAATTAATTTCAAAGCTCTTGTGATTCGATCAAGCGGTAAAAAAAAGCTCGCTGCATTTTTAAGATTAGCGCCTGCACTCAATGCAATCACATCCCCCGACATATCCACTACAGGCGAGCCAGACGCTCCGCCACTGATGCTGGAAGCGGCCTGCATATAAAAAGTATTAAAGTCGTTATAGCTGCCTTGGCCATAATTAGGTGCTCGGCGATCAAGACGTGCCAATGTTCCTGAAAGAATCGATAAGTGTTCTCCCCCATCATTACCGATGACACGTATATCTTTACCAACAACTGCAGCATCAGGATTGAGTTTTAGCTCAACAGGATTATTAAATGAAAGCTCTGCTGGATCGTATTGAAAAAAACCAAAATCATGCACAGGATCTCGGTAAATGGGTTTCAAATCCACCTCTTCGTGATTCAAAAACATCCCCACCGCCATCACGGGACCAGGTTGAACCACATGGCGATTCGTTAAAATAATGCCACGTTTAGCATCAACAACAAATCCGGTGGCCTGTTGAGAGCTGTTCCTGCTGGTGTCAAAGGGGCGCGCACTGTCCACCTTCAATGAGATCACAGATTCTGAAACCCGATCAACGATCGTCTCCCAACTTACTTTATCGACTGCGAAAGTATTGACACAAAACAAGAACGCAAAAATTCCCAGAAAAACCTGGCTGAGCCGGTTTGATGTATTCATTATTAACGTCCTGATTTTTTT is part of the Gammaproteobacteria bacterium genome and encodes:
- a CDS encoding homoserine O-succinyltransferase — encoded protein: MALVAHSGLPTYTRLRQEGHQVISYEVAQHQDIRELHIGFLNMMPDAALEATERQFFRLIGSCNQIVQFYIHPFSIDGVPRGEKGRVHIDKYYESFSKIQEQGLDALIISGANVTQPKLEQEDFWEPLTEVFNWAQKNVASILCSCLATHALVQYEYGIQRTRLPQKKWGVFSHRVIERWHPLVSNINTRLNLPHSRYNEIFSDDFEKAGLRVLIKSDDAGVHLAVSEDFISVVYLQGHPEYDMISLLKEYKRECVLFFSGMREEYPVYPENYFTPEAKDILVRYENLLVSAKNSGQVAPEFPEAEIIPCLDNTWRDSAKAVINNWLGKVYQITNQEHQIILKNNQD
- the pyrE gene encoding orotate phosphoribosyltransferase yields the protein MQDYKKEFIDFAISTKVLCFGQFELKSGRISPYFFNSGLFDSGAAIARLGRYYAAAIEDSNIDYDQLFGPAYKGIPLAVTTACALADYHHKDIAYSFNRKEAKNHGEGGTIVGAPLAKKVLIIDDVISAGTSVRESVDIISAANAQTAGVIIALDRQERGQGDTSAIQEVEKSFNIKVANIINLSDLIEYLSAQSEMKQALKNICNYQKQYGI
- a CDS encoding metallophosphoesterase — protein: MNNNPAIKRFEKNLIGTDYVVGDIHGEFVQLVEGLRALKFNTRFDRVFSVGDLVDRGANSPAALQWFDQPWFHPVLGNHEDMLLQSFNDEKMLRLMLDNGGEWWLQADQKMRYQFQRALYKLPVVIEIETQNGVVGIVHADVPSRMNWGSFVSRLKTGDKKVREIALWSRIRSTSILSKSIDGITKVYCGHTIVDEPKMIKNMHFMDTGAYKKNGKLSILAINK
- a CDS encoding trypsin-like peptidase domain-containing protein, translated to MNTSNRLSQVFLGIFAFLFCVNTFAVDKVSWETIVDRVSESVISLKVDSARPFDTSRNSSQQATGFVVDAKRGIILTNRHVVQPGPVMAVGMFLNHEEVDLKPIYRDPVHDFGFFQYDPAELSFNNPVELKLNPDAAVVGKDIRVIGNDGGEHLSILSGTLARLDRRAPNYGQGSYNDFNTFYMQAASSISGGASGSPVVDMSGDVIALSAGANLKNAASFFLPLDRITRALKLIQADQPVSRGTLQTIFWHQPYEELRRLGLSHESETLVRDAHPKGIGMLVVNQVIRKGVADGLFMPGDILLKANGQLMTSFPPLAELLDNSVGDQVVFDIERAGTLLSVTLKVADLHAITPASYITFGGGLLHDLSYQQARNYHVPVEGVYIASSGYVLGNESVVRGVVITSMNDQPIRNLDDLKAVLATLADGDQASIRFFNLGNPNHEMVAVISMDRRWFPVKACERDDKSGYWPCRALAEGPKVRPLKPASTQFTEVDDPKARAIAPSLAIVTFEMPFRIDGVRDSRYIGTGVVLDATKGLIVVDQNTVPTFLGNVNITFAGSLEVPGKVEFVHPFHNMAVVSYDPALIGDTPVKSAEFVNQPLKQGDRVWQVGLKGNHQLTVQSTTIRSVDAAIFPVPSVPWFRDTNIEVAALTNSVNSVGAVLANEDGKIIALWANFAYQTGKKINSVMRGIPSELVMELIDVVSQSPASKVRSLEVELYLLPLSEARKRGLPNEWVTMLEAHNTARREVLLITRLVAGSPAAGLLTEGDLLLALNGTPVTNFRDVEKAVRDKEIIDVTILRRGKEQILKVPTVSLSGMGTDRVVGWSGALLQAPHRSIAAQRGYDADGVYIAWTWWGSPANHFGLAGSLRILNVDGVAVPDLDAFLSVVQTKKHRDSVRLKVVDLNGRENIVTLKLDLNYWPTYELKWTQEDGWRRYTL
- a CDS encoding ATPase codes for the protein MRMSAKTFMEWTDKRITLLGMSGVGKTRLSSKLPNDHWFHFSGDYRIGTKYLEEPILDNIKRQAMEVPFLRDLLRSDSIYICNNITVENLAPVSTFLGKLGNPEKGGLTLAEFKRRQKLHRQAEIFSMLDVPDFICKAKEIYGYDCFLNDAGGSVCELDNESVLESLAENTLILYLRTDKTLEHLLIERAKKSPKPLYYREAFLDEQLPVYMEQYGYIHESEIPPDEFVNWIFPKLFQSRLPRYQNIADRYGYTVDVAEVAQVTSEADFLEMVAQTIARQESK
- a CDS encoding M48 family metallopeptidase, whose protein sequence is MAKVTIKIIKISFTGVLCGVVFGCTTVAETGRSQLLLVSPSQEIQMGLSEFEKQKASTPISKDAAKNSMIQAVGKRISAVAELPNAQWEFVLFDSPDVPNAYCLPGGKVGIYSGILPITLNEVGMATVIAHEVAHAVARHGAERVSQGLVLQLGGQILQTAMQTQSAATQGLIMSAYGVSSKVGVALPHSRKQELEADQMGLIYMARAGYDPREAVKFWQRFRDFNYKNGQSQPEFLSTHPLDENRISQIQSLMPQAMAEYEKYK
- a CDS encoding glycosyltransferase: MSILNSQQGTFTVSIIIPTLNEIKTLPYLIKSLAKQKGITFEVVVADGGSHDETLQWCKQQTFPFPLRAIKTPSGRSRQMNAAAHKSYGEELLFLHADSVITDNDLLARAYVCMKQHRKKSFPNNTAGHFPLKFIRTQHESSTTIGAYYFFEAKTSLNRLDCINGDQGMWLSRTYFKKTGGFNETLPYMEDARLARIIFKTGHWITLPGSLETSARRFESEGFKPRQILNALLCNFDTIGMTSFFGAAANAYKSQNHTKRLDLKPFFIIAHQKTFEQGLKKAAIYWYKTGQYIADNAWQLAFIFDCKNNRKKNIEPHSIHHPILNFYDKWLAPIITSPFGVIPTTLLALIWFYSSIFFGRVGKA